From Pedosphaera parvula Ellin514, one genomic window encodes:
- a CDS encoding MIP/aquaporin family protein codes for MRKCFAECLGTFALVFAGTGAIVINDVTNGGITHVGIALTFGLIVLSMIYAIGDISGAHLNPAVTTAFWLARRFPAQMVFPYILSQCLGGIAASVALRFLFPSHPNLGATLPAGSEMQSFVLELILTFLLMFVILNVSTGAREKGITAGIAVGAVIGLEAMFAGKICGASMNPARSLAPALVSGHFEHLWLYIVAPVLGAVLGIFAFRACCDSSRSSSPAQIPVP; via the coding sequence ATGAGAAAGTGCTTTGCAGAATGTCTTGGCACGTTCGCGCTGGTCTTCGCCGGCACTGGAGCCATTGTGATTAACGATGTCACCAACGGCGGCATCACGCACGTTGGCATTGCCTTGACCTTCGGCCTTATCGTCCTCTCCATGATTTACGCCATCGGTGATATTTCCGGAGCGCATTTGAATCCTGCTGTGACCACTGCCTTCTGGCTGGCCCGGCGGTTCCCCGCTCAGATGGTCTTCCCCTACATTCTGAGCCAATGTTTAGGCGGCATCGCGGCCAGCGTTGCTTTGCGTTTCCTCTTCCCATCACACCCCAACCTCGGAGCCACCCTTCCAGCCGGTTCCGAAATGCAAAGTTTCGTCCTCGAGTTGATTCTCACCTTTCTGTTGATGTTCGTGATCCTGAACGTCTCAACCGGTGCCAGGGAAAAAGGCATTACCGCAGGAATTGCCGTGGGTGCGGTCATCGGCCTGGAAGCAATGTTTGCCGGAAAAATCTGCGGCGCCTCCATGAACCCGGCTCGCTCTCTTGCCCCGGCTCTGGTGTCCGGCCATTTCGAGCATCTTTGGCTCTATATCGTCGCGCCTGTTCTGGGAGCAGTGCTCGGCATTTTTGCTTTCCGTGCTTGCTGCGATTCGTCCCGTTCTTCATCCCCGGCTCAAATACCAGTCCCTTAA
- a CDS encoding DUF6428 family protein has product MKLSEFKSILSLHPNKHIRFLLPTGSKIPPHAHVTEVARIDKRFIDCGGTFRTEFTCRLQTWFADDTDHRLTTGKLLGILEKAASFLETENLEVDVEHEAPFISQFPIASVQADTNVLLLQLGTKHTACLAEDKCLLPNLSNPSSLLRPISNVSPVKCCS; this is encoded by the coding sequence ATGAAACTCTCCGAATTCAAAAGCATACTGTCTCTCCATCCAAACAAGCACATCCGCTTTCTCCTCCCAACGGGCAGCAAAATCCCGCCTCATGCCCATGTAACCGAGGTAGCTCGCATCGACAAACGCTTCATCGATTGTGGCGGCACCTTCCGCACTGAGTTTACCTGTCGACTTCAAACCTGGTTCGCGGACGACACGGATCATCGGCTCACTACCGGAAAGCTGCTCGGCATCCTGGAAAAGGCCGCGAGCTTCCTGGAAACGGAAAACCTCGAGGTCGATGTGGAACACGAAGCTCCGTTCATTTCTCAGTTTCCCATTGCCAGTGTTCAGGCGGACACCAATGTCCTTCTGCTCCAATTAGGCACGAAGCACACGGCTTGTCTCGCCGAAGATAAATGCCTACTTCCAAACCTTTCCAACCCATCCAGCCTGTTGCGACCCATTTCAAATGTAAGCCCCGTGAAATGCTGTTCATAA